The following proteins are encoded in a genomic region of Hoeflea phototrophica DFL-43:
- the phaC gene encoding class I poly(R)-hydroxyalkanoic acid synthase: MADRGESKAKDDKAADDGSSAEAYIVKDPEAFARNVARMLEELGKAASAWIEPREKGEVVDTVSEPMADMVKTFSKVGEYWLSDPKRAIEAQTSLLTSYFTLWSDSIQNMSAQEKPPSAKADKRFSDPDWEKNPFFEFLKNAYLITSDWANKLVSESDGLDEHTRQKAQFYVRQIASALSPANFLVTNPELYKEMVASDGQNLVRGMKMLAEDIAAGKGELKLRQSDASKFAVGENIAVSEGKVIAQDDICQIIQYAPKTENVLKRPLLIVPPWINKFYILDLNPKKSFIKWAAEQGHSVFVISWVNPDQRHASKDWESYSREGISFALETIEKATGEKQVNAIGYCVGGTLLAATLALHAQEKDKRIATATFFTTQTDFTYAGDLKVFVDEAQISSIETAMKKNGYLDGSKMATAFNMLRASDLIWPYVVNNYLKGKDPMPFDLLYWNSDSTRMPAANHSYYLRNCYLENNLSQGKMEMAGKTLDLGDVKIPIYNLAAKEDHIAPARSAYIGGKLFGGNVTYVMSGSGHIAGVVNPPAAGKYQFWSDGPQDAEFDDWVAGATETPGSWWPHWQKWIRANNSDEVPARAPGGKKLKPIEDAPGSYVRARV, translated from the coding sequence ATGGCGGACAGGGGCGAAAGCAAAGCGAAAGACGACAAGGCGGCCGACGATGGCTCCTCTGCCGAAGCCTACATCGTCAAGGACCCTGAAGCCTTCGCCCGAAATGTCGCCCGCATGCTCGAGGAACTGGGCAAGGCGGCCTCTGCCTGGATCGAACCACGCGAGAAAGGCGAGGTTGTAGACACCGTTTCCGAACCCATGGCCGATATGGTCAAGACCTTTTCCAAGGTCGGCGAATATTGGCTCTCCGACCCCAAACGCGCGATCGAAGCGCAGACATCGCTGCTCACCAGCTATTTCACGCTGTGGAGCGATTCGATCCAGAACATGTCAGCTCAGGAGAAGCCGCCCTCGGCCAAGGCTGACAAGCGCTTCTCGGACCCGGACTGGGAGAAAAACCCGTTCTTCGAATTTCTCAAGAACGCCTATCTGATCACGTCTGACTGGGCAAACAAGCTGGTGTCGGAGAGTGACGGGCTGGACGAACACACGCGCCAAAAAGCACAATTCTATGTCCGCCAGATTGCCAGTGCGCTCTCCCCGGCCAATTTTTTGGTCACCAATCCCGAACTCTACAAGGAGATGGTGGCTTCGGACGGCCAGAATCTGGTCCGCGGCATGAAGATGCTGGCCGAAGATATTGCCGCCGGCAAGGGCGAGTTGAAGCTGCGTCAGTCCGATGCGTCGAAATTCGCTGTTGGCGAGAACATAGCGGTTTCGGAAGGCAAGGTGATCGCTCAGGATGATATCTGCCAGATCATCCAGTATGCCCCAAAAACCGAGAATGTCCTGAAACGGCCATTGCTGATTGTCCCGCCATGGATCAACAAGTTCTACATTCTGGATCTGAACCCGAAAAAGTCCTTTATCAAATGGGCCGCCGAACAGGGCCACTCCGTGTTCGTGATCTCCTGGGTCAATCCGGACCAGCGCCACGCCAGCAAGGATTGGGAATCGTACTCGCGCGAGGGCATTTCCTTTGCGCTCGAGACCATCGAGAAGGCGACCGGAGAAAAACAGGTCAACGCTATCGGGTATTGTGTCGGTGGCACGCTGCTTGCCGCAACGCTCGCCCTGCATGCACAGGAGAAGGACAAGCGGATCGCCACGGCGACTTTCTTCACCACCCAGACCGACTTCACCTATGCCGGAGACCTTAAGGTCTTCGTCGATGAAGCCCAGATAAGCTCGATCGAAACGGCGATGAAGAAGAACGGCTATCTCGACGGATCAAAGATGGCCACCGCCTTCAACATGCTGCGCGCCTCCGATCTGATCTGGCCCTATGTCGTCAACAACTATCTCAAGGGCAAGGATCCAATGCCCTTTGACCTGCTTTACTGGAATTCCGACTCAACCCGGATGCCCGCCGCCAATCATTCCTATTACCTCAGGAACTGCTACCTCGAGAACAATCTCTCGCAAGGCAAGATGGAAATGGCCGGCAAGACGCTTGATCTCGGCGACGTCAAGATCCCGATCTACAATCTCGCGGCCAAAGAAGACCACATCGCCCCTGCCCGCTCGGCCTATATCGGCGGCAAGCTGTTTGGCGGCAACGTCACCTATGTGATGTCCGGTTCGGGCCATATCGCCGGCGTGGTCAATCCGCCCGCGGCAGGGAAGTACCAGTTCTGGAGCGATGGCCCCCAAGACGCCGAATTTGATGATTGGGTTGCCGGCGCCACCGAAACACCAGGCTCCTGGTGGCCGCATTGGCAGAAATGGATCCGGGCCAACAACTCCGATGAAGTGCCGGCCAGAGCACCCGGAGGCAAAAAGCTCAAGCCGATCGAGGATGCGCCCGGCTCCTATGTCAGGGCCCGGGTCTGA
- the sfsA gene encoding DNA/RNA nuclease SfsA, giving the protein MKFDSPLIPATLVRRYKRFLFDAHLESGEAITGSCPNTGSMLGLTTPGSNIHLTEHEGGTRKYRHALELVEADGTLVGINTGRPNRLVEEAIANGLLGSLGTYQILKREQKYGVNSRIDILLEDPSLGMAYVEVKNVHFRRAPGLAEFPDSVTSRGAKHLEELGDMAEAGHRAIMVYLIQRNDIDRLKICRDLDPAYATAFDRAMKRGVEACAIRCKITPNQILADTMVSIEEPGVNSVN; this is encoded by the coding sequence ATGAAATTTGACAGCCCGTTGATCCCCGCCACCCTGGTGCGCCGTTACAAGCGCTTCCTTTTCGATGCCCATCTGGAAAGCGGAGAGGCAATCACCGGCTCCTGCCCCAACACCGGATCCATGCTCGGCCTGACGACGCCGGGTTCAAATATCCATCTCACCGAGCATGAGGGCGGCACCCGCAAATACCGGCATGCGCTTGAACTGGTTGAGGCAGATGGCACCCTGGTTGGAATCAACACCGGCCGGCCCAACCGGCTTGTCGAAGAAGCCATTGCAAATGGCTTGTTGGGATCGCTGGGCACATACCAAATACTCAAGCGCGAACAGAAATACGGTGTGAACTCACGCATCGACATCCTGCTTGAGGATCCAAGTCTTGGGATGGCCTATGTCGAGGTCAAGAATGTCCATTTCAGGCGCGCCCCGGGTTTGGCAGAATTCCCCGACAGCGTCACAAGCCGGGGCGCCAAGCATCTCGAAGAACTCGGCGACATGGCCGAGGCAGGCCACCGCGCCATTATGGTATATCTGATCCAGCGCAATGACATCGATCGGCTCAAGATCTGCCGTGATCTTGACCCGGCCTACGCCACTGCTTTCGACCGTGCCATGAAACGCGGGGTTGAAGCTTGCGCAATACGATGCAAAATCACACCCAATCAAATTCTTGCCGACACGATGGTCTCCATTGAGGAACCCGGTGTAAACAGCGTAAACTGA
- the map gene encoding type I methionyl aminopeptidase, with protein sequence MVTYIDANSAPMKNTGQIRLYGPEGFEGMRKASQLTARCLDELVSRVKPGVTTNELDAFVFEFGQDHGALPATLNYRGYTKSCCTSINHVVCHGIPNDKPLREGEVVNIDVTYVLDGWHGDSSRMYPVGEIKRAAERLLDITHRSLMLGIEAVKPGARTGAIGEAIQTYAESERCSVVRDFCGHGLGQLFHDAPNILHYGRAGEGPEMRPGMIFTIEPMINLGRPHVKVLSDGWTAVTRDRSLSAQYEHTIGVTETGCEIFTLSPAGLDRPGLPA encoded by the coding sequence ATGGTCACCTATATCGATGCCAATTCGGCCCCGATGAAAAACACCGGACAAATCCGGCTCTACGGCCCGGAAGGCTTCGAAGGCATGCGCAAGGCCAGCCAGTTGACAGCGCGCTGCCTCGATGAACTGGTCTCACGCGTTAAGCCCGGGGTTACAACCAACGAACTCGACGCCTTCGTGTTTGAATTCGGACAGGACCACGGCGCCCTGCCCGCGACACTGAACTATCGCGGCTACACCAAATCCTGCTGCACCTCGATCAACCACGTGGTGTGTCACGGCATTCCAAACGACAAGCCGCTGCGTGAAGGCGAGGTCGTCAACATTGACGTGACCTATGTGCTGGACGGCTGGCATGGCGATTCAAGCCGGATGTACCCGGTGGGCGAGATCAAGCGTGCCGCAGAGCGCCTGCTCGACATCACCCATAGGTCGCTGATGCTCGGCATCGAGGCGGTGAAACCTGGCGCGCGCACCGGGGCCATTGGAGAGGCAATCCAGACCTACGCCGAATCCGAACGCTGCTCGGTGGTGCGTGATTTCTGCGGACACGGCCTGGGGCAACTGTTTCATGACGCGCCCAACATCCTGCATTACGGCCGCGCCGGCGAAGGCCCGGAAATGCGCCCCGGCATGATCTTCACCATCGAGCCGATGATCAATCTGGGTCGACCGCATGTCAAAGTGCTCTCTGACGGTTGGACCGCTGTGACCCGGGACCGCTCGCTCTCTGCACAATATGAGCACACAATCGGCGTGACCGAGACCGGTTGTGAAATCTTCACCCTTTCGCCAGCCGGGCTCGACCGCCCCGGTTTGCCTGCATGA
- the radC gene encoding RadC family protein codes for MHDPVHQDERSFFAETRPAKTGSGTQRGPQAAGLKSDGSQSQDEHYHGHRDRLRQRFREGGDRALADYELLELLLFRLIPRRDTKPIAKALLARFGSLPEVLGAPVQLLTEVKGVGDSVATDLKLVASIAHRMLKGELKGRKVLASWSSVIEYCRAAMAFETREQFRVLFLDKKNALIADEVQQTGTVDHTPVYPREVVKRALELSATAIILVHNHPSGDPTPSRADIEMTKLIIETARPLGITVHDHIIIGRDGHASLKGMKLV; via the coding sequence ATGCACGACCCCGTGCACCAGGACGAGCGCAGTTTCTTTGCCGAAACCCGCCCGGCGAAGACCGGTTCGGGCACGCAGCGCGGCCCGCAAGCAGCGGGCCTCAAATCCGACGGATCGCAAAGCCAGGACGAACACTATCATGGTCATCGCGACCGGCTCCGGCAACGCTTCCGCGAGGGCGGCGATCGGGCGCTGGCCGATTACGAATTGCTGGAACTGCTGCTGTTCCGGCTAATTCCCCGCCGCGACACCAAACCGATCGCCAAGGCACTTCTGGCCCGTTTTGGCTCTTTGCCGGAAGTGCTAGGCGCCCCGGTGCAGCTTCTCACCGAGGTCAAGGGCGTGGGTGACAGCGTCGCCACCGATCTCAAGCTGGTCGCCTCCATTGCCCATCGCATGCTCAAGGGTGAATTGAAGGGCCGGAAGGTGCTGGCGTCCTGGTCATCGGTGATTGAATATTGCCGGGCCGCGATGGCGTTCGAAACACGCGAGCAGTTCCGGGTGCTGTTTCTCGACAAGAAGAACGCCCTGATCGCCGATGAAGTCCAGCAGACCGGAACCGTCGACCACACGCCCGTCTACCCGCGCGAGGTGGTCAAGCGCGCTCTTGAACTCTCCGCCACCGCAATCATCCTGGTGCACAACCACCCCTCGGGGGACCCTACCCCGTCGCGTGCCGACATCGAGATGACCAAGCTGATCATCGAAACGGCCAGACCGCTGGGAATCACCGTGCATGATCACATCATCATCGGCAGGGACGGTCACGCCAGCCTCAAGGGTATGAAGCTGGTCTGA
- a CDS encoding cryptochrome/photolyase family protein: protein MSERQVLRFVLGDQLSRGLSSLADADRGRDIIFMAEVMDEATSVRHHKKKIAFLFSAMRHFAQALRDDGFTVDYLALDAPDNPGNFGGALAQSAKRRDVSRVVMTEPSEWRVLEAAQSWREELDVDLEIRPDDRFLSSHEDFVAWATRKDGSHPKTLRMEYFYRDMRRRTGYLMEGDEPAGGEWNFDSQNRKALPDGISIPHRPSFEPDQVTREVIELVGKRFSGHLATWSRSIIR, encoded by the coding sequence ATGTCGGAACGTCAGGTCTTGCGCTTTGTGCTTGGGGATCAGCTGTCTCGCGGTCTCTCAAGCCTAGCGGATGCGGATCGCGGGCGCGACATCATCTTCATGGCGGAAGTCATGGACGAGGCGACATCAGTTCGCCATCATAAGAAGAAGATTGCATTCCTGTTCTCTGCAATGCGGCATTTCGCTCAGGCCTTGCGTGATGATGGTTTCACCGTCGATTACCTGGCGCTCGATGCCCCGGACAATCCGGGGAATTTCGGTGGCGCGCTTGCACAGTCCGCCAAACGCCGTGATGTGAGCCGCGTGGTGATGACAGAACCGTCGGAGTGGCGGGTGCTGGAGGCTGCGCAGAGCTGGCGTGAAGAGCTGGATGTGGATCTGGAAATTCGGCCGGATGACCGCTTTCTGTCAAGCCACGAGGACTTTGTCGCCTGGGCAACCCGGAAAGACGGCTCGCATCCCAAAACGCTGCGGATGGAGTACTTCTACCGCGATATGCGTCGGCGCACCGGCTATCTGATGGAAGGGGATGAACCGGCGGGGGGCGAATGGAATTTCGATTCTCAAAACCGCAAGGCGCTTCCTGACGGCATTTCCATCCCACATCGGCCGAGCTTTGAGCCGGATCAGGTCACCCGGGAAGTGATTGAGCTGGTTGGAAAACGCTTTTCCGGGCATTTGGCGACCTGGAGCCGTTCGATTATCCGGTGA
- the tig gene encoding trigger factor yields the protein MQVTETLAEGLKRELKVIVPAKDMEAQLNEKLADAKGKMQIKGFRPGKVPISHIKKVYGRSMMAQMVNEMIQEKPTSILSDRGEKAATQPEISMTEDEKEAESILKCEADFEFKMAYEVIPEFEVADPSSFKVVREVVEVSDEEVEEQVLRVAENSRSYEPKTGKAADGDKVTIDYLGKVDGEAFDGGADQDAELVIGSNRFIPGFEEQLVGVKVGDEKVITVSFPADYQAAHLAGKEATFDIKVKAIAAPGALEINDEVAKSLGLDSAEKLREIVKSQIESQYGQMTRQKVKRQILDQLDSAHKFESPSKLIDAEFENIWRQINQELADNGKTFDDEGTTEEAAREEYLKLAERRVRLGLVLSKIGESAEIQVSDEELQRSLFEQVRKFPGQEQEIYEYFQKTPGAVASLRAPIFEEKTIDHLMTVIDVTDKTVTKEELMADDEAEAETKPAPKKKAPAKKKAAKKDDAAAE from the coding sequence ATGCAGGTTACCGAAACGCTTGCCGAAGGGCTGAAGCGCGAATTGAAGGTCATTGTCCCCGCCAAGGACATGGAAGCGCAGCTCAACGAGAAGCTCGCGGATGCCAAGGGCAAGATGCAGATCAAGGGCTTCCGTCCTGGCAAGGTGCCGATTTCGCACATCAAGAAGGTCTATGGCCGCTCGATGATGGCGCAGATGGTCAACGAGATGATCCAGGAGAAGCCCACCTCGATCCTTTCGGATCGTGGTGAGAAGGCTGCGACCCAGCCTGAAATCTCCATGACGGAAGACGAGAAGGAAGCCGAGAGCATCCTCAAATGCGAGGCCGATTTCGAATTCAAAATGGCTTACGAAGTCATTCCCGAGTTCGAAGTGGCTGATCCCTCGAGCTTCAAGGTTGTCCGCGAAGTTGTCGAAGTCTCCGATGAAGAAGTCGAGGAGCAGGTGCTCCGGGTGGCTGAGAACAGCCGTTCCTACGAGCCCAAGACCGGCAAGGCCGCCGATGGCGACAAGGTGACCATCGATTACCTCGGCAAGGTTGACGGAGAAGCCTTTGATGGCGGCGCCGATCAGGATGCCGAACTCGTGATCGGTTCCAACCGGTTCATTCCCGGCTTTGAAGAGCAATTGGTTGGCGTCAAGGTTGGCGACGAGAAGGTCATCACCGTTTCGTTCCCGGCCGATTACCAGGCCGCACATCTGGCCGGCAAGGAAGCGACCTTTGACATCAAGGTCAAGGCGATCGCCGCACCGGGCGCACTGGAAATCAATGATGAAGTTGCCAAGTCGCTTGGTCTCGATTCCGCTGAAAAGCTGCGCGAAATCGTCAAGTCGCAGATCGAGAGCCAGTATGGCCAGATGACCCGGCAGAAGGTGAAGCGGCAGATCCTTGATCAGCTCGACAGCGCGCACAAGTTCGAATCGCCTTCGAAGCTGATTGATGCCGAGTTCGAGAACATCTGGCGTCAGATCAATCAGGAGCTTGCCGACAACGGCAAGACCTTTGACGATGAAGGCACCACCGAAGAGGCAGCCCGCGAGGAATACCTCAAGCTTGCCGAACGGCGTGTCCGCCTGGGCCTGGTGCTCTCCAAGATTGGCGAAAGCGCGGAAATCCAGGTCAGCGATGAGGAACTGCAGCGTTCGCTGTTCGAACAGGTCCGCAAGTTCCCCGGCCAGGAGCAGGAAATCTACGAATATTTCCAGAAGACCCCCGGTGCAGTCGCTTCGCTGCGTGCTCCGATCTTTGAAGAAAAGACCATTGATCACCTAATGACCGTCATCGACGTGACGGACAAGACGGTGACCAAGGAAGAGCTGATGGCTGATGATGAGGCCGAGGCCGAAACGAAGCCCGCGCCGAAGAAAAAGGCGCCTGCCAAGAAGAAAGCCGCAAAGAAGGACGACGCGGCGGCCGAATAG
- a CDS encoding GDYXXLXY domain-containing protein, which produces MDFVGVLRAPLNPVIAGVIACCFLIGTLALMIESRAAILRDGKEILLQVEPIDPRDLMRGDYVRLRYGGGISSVDESLVEGGWPARDTVSTVWLVLAPDDNGIFSTRSVHFSAPTGLADEEVALQSRPLRIWVPEPSGRVNQVPNLRFGIERYYVPEGEGLEIEKARNEGRTTVAVRVSDRGEPQIARLMIDGETLYEEPLY; this is translated from the coding sequence ATGGACTTCGTTGGAGTGTTACGTGCCCCGTTAAACCCGGTGATTGCCGGCGTCATCGCTTGTTGCTTTCTGATCGGGACGCTGGCGCTGATGATAGAGAGCCGCGCCGCCATCCTTCGAGACGGCAAGGAGATCCTATTGCAGGTCGAGCCGATCGATCCAAGGGATCTGATGCGCGGCGATTATGTGAGGCTGCGCTATGGCGGCGGCATATCGTCAGTCGACGAAAGCCTGGTTGAAGGTGGCTGGCCGGCCAGAGACACCGTTTCAACGGTGTGGCTGGTGCTGGCGCCGGATGACAACGGGATCTTCTCCACAAGATCGGTGCATTTTTCCGCGCCCACAGGGCTTGCAGATGAAGAGGTTGCGCTGCAGTCGAGGCCGTTGCGGATTTGGGTGCCTGAACCGTCAGGGAGGGTCAATCAAGTTCCCAATCTCAGGTTTGGCATCGAGCGGTACTATGTGCCCGAGGGTGAAGGGCTGGAAATCGAGAAGGCGCGCAATGAAGGGCGCACCACTGTCGCCGTCCGCGTTTCAGATCGGGGTGAGCCGCAAATTGCCCGCCTGATGATCGATGGTGAAACTCTTTATGAAGAGCCGCTCTACTGA
- a CDS encoding DUF2157 domain-containing protein: MLRRYLAREIEQWSQNGLLEPGLGERLLADHDRRHTGFSLSGVLAVLAAVLLGAAVIALVAANWEAIARIYRVAMIAALILAGVVAAVLARQRDAKWICDSALIFTLLTYGAGIALIGQMYHISGDEAGFMLAWSVGALVVALGFSSPLASIGAGLLGLGYLLAEVTAYDFGATDVLTASQAVATLAVSLGCGIAAWRSRSVIAGHLAAILSVFWVLWVCYNLFGVPSEHLLIGLGALAFLLGAFPPSGLGALIDRHGSVAAYGAVMLLSGLAILQIDLNASSLAYEIVVAAVILVISIVVLMVSGRANRLIRRFAYFAFAAETLYVVSETLGSLLGSSGFLFVGGVSLAIIAFLVMKIEKRFQAGQEGN, from the coding sequence GTGTTGCGCAGATATCTTGCTCGGGAGATCGAGCAATGGAGCCAAAACGGGCTGCTGGAGCCGGGTCTGGGGGAGCGTCTGCTTGCTGATCACGACCGCAGACATACCGGTTTCAGTCTCTCCGGTGTTCTGGCGGTTTTGGCTGCAGTGCTGCTTGGGGCTGCGGTGATCGCATTGGTGGCCGCCAACTGGGAGGCCATTGCACGGATCTACCGGGTGGCAATGATTGCGGCATTGATCCTGGCTGGAGTTGTTGCGGCGGTGCTGGCCAGGCAACGGGACGCGAAGTGGATCTGCGATTCCGCACTGATCTTCACGCTCCTTACCTATGGCGCCGGCATCGCCCTTATCGGTCAGATGTACCACATCAGCGGTGATGAAGCTGGCTTCATGCTGGCGTGGAGTGTCGGCGCCCTGGTTGTGGCGCTCGGTTTTTCATCTCCGCTGGCGTCTATCGGGGCCGGGCTTCTGGGACTTGGGTATCTGCTTGCAGAAGTCACCGCCTATGATTTCGGTGCCACAGATGTCCTTACGGCATCCCAGGCCGTTGCGACACTGGCTGTAAGTTTGGGCTGCGGCATTGCCGCGTGGCGTTCTCGTTCGGTGATTGCAGGCCATCTGGCCGCTATTCTGTCTGTCTTTTGGGTCCTGTGGGTTTGCTACAACCTTTTCGGTGTCCCGTCTGAGCATTTGCTGATTGGTTTGGGCGCCCTGGCATTTCTCTTGGGTGCGTTCCCGCCGTCAGGGCTTGGCGCGTTGATAGATCGGCACGGGTCCGTCGCTGCCTATGGAGCGGTGATGCTTCTTTCCGGGCTGGCGATCCTTCAGATTGATCTGAACGCTTCCAGCCTTGCCTATGAAATTGTCGTGGCGGCGGTCATTCTCGTCATCAGCATTGTGGTTCTCATGGTTTCGGGGCGCGCCAACAGGTTGATCCGGCGCTTTGCCTATTTCGCTTTTGCAGCGGAGACACTTTATGTTGTCTCCGAAACGCTCGGCTCGCTGCTCGGGAGCTCGGGCTTTCTGTTTGTTGGCGGTGTGTCCCTGGCGATCATCGCATTCCTGGTCATGAAAATCGAAAAACGCTTCCAGGCCGGGCAGGAGGGCAATTGA
- a CDS encoding DUF1127 domain-containing protein encodes MKLTHSFASWRKYRETCAELNKLSERELSDIGMVREDIPFVARRAV; translated from the coding sequence ATGAAATTGACCCACTCCTTCGCCAGCTGGCGGAAATACCGCGAAACCTGCGCCGAGCTGAACAAGCTTTCCGAGCGCGAGTTGAGCGACATCGGCATGGTGCGGGAGGACATTCCTTTCGTAGCGCGCCGGGCAGTATAG
- a CDS encoding DUF1127 domain-containing protein — protein MNFRKAYQDWREYRNTVNELSRMSERELNDLGISRGDIPFVARRPGN, from the coding sequence ATGAACTTCCGTAAGGCTTACCAGGACTGGCGCGAATACCGTAACACCGTCAACGAACTCTCCCGCATGTCTGAGCGTGAACTCAACGACCTCGGCATCTCCCGCGGCGACATTCCCTTCGTTGCACGCCGTCCCGGCAACTAA
- a CDS encoding DUF1127 domain-containing protein — protein sequence MNIISKARSWMKTRQTAQQLANLSNETLADIGLTRFDIDNVARGIRR from the coding sequence ATGAACATCATTAGCAAAGCCCGCAGCTGGATGAAGACCCGTCAGACCGCCCAGCAGCTTGCAAACCTGTCCAACGAAACCCTGGCTGACATCGGCCTGACCCGTTTCGACATCGACAACGTCGCACGCGGCATCCGTCGCTAA